In Gammaproteobacteria bacterium, one genomic interval encodes:
- the ychF gene encoding redox-regulated ATPase YchF: MYKRNAGCHDPTPHRTPRVKAAIIGLPNVGKSTLFNALAAAEVPTENRPFCTIDPNVARVPIPDPRLDAVAQAAGMQRIVQATLELVDVAGLVQGASRGEGLGNRFLAQVREADAAVHVLRCFESGRITHVTGAVDPVDDAETVNTELALADLATIERALDSARRRAKSGDPDLKKRVEELEAVHKHLAEGSAHERATLALPDTQLLTAIPTLYALNVAEEHLAEGGPADQAEQYAAQHNSTTVRVTAQLESELAAMPQEEQQDLRKGLGLPHETLQRFMQALRTLLNLNTFFTAGPSEARAWLIPQGQTAHHAAGRVHTDFQQRFVRAEVTPWQAFTRTPQARPDLKGRDYTVRDGDVLRFRAG; the protein is encoded by the coding sequence ATATATAAAAGGAATGCAGGCTGCCATGACCCAACTCCACACCGAACCCCCCGAGTGAAAGCCGCGATCATCGGGCTGCCCAACGTGGGCAAGTCCACGCTCTTCAACGCCCTGGCCGCCGCCGAAGTCCCCACCGAGAACCGGCCCTTCTGCACGATCGACCCGAACGTCGCGCGCGTGCCCATCCCCGATCCGCGGCTCGACGCGGTCGCGCAGGCCGCCGGCATGCAGCGCATCGTCCAGGCCACGCTCGAACTAGTGGACGTGGCCGGCCTGGTGCAGGGCGCGTCGCGCGGCGAGGGGCTGGGCAACCGCTTTCTCGCCCAGGTGCGCGAGGCCGACGCCGCCGTGCACGTGCTTCGCTGCTTCGAATCCGGCCGCATAACGCACGTAACCGGCGCCGTCGATCCCGTCGATGACGCCGAAACCGTGAACACCGAACTGGCGCTAGCGGACCTCGCAACAATAGAGCGCGCCCTGGACTCCGCCCGCCGCCGCGCCAAGTCCGGCGATCCGGACCTCAAAAAGCGCGTGGAAGAACTGGAAGCGGTCCACAAACATCTGGCTGAGGGAAGCGCCCACGAACGTGCAACGCTCGCCCTCCCGGACACCCAGCTACTCACCGCGATACCCACGCTCTACGCCCTCAACGTCGCCGAAGAACACCTCGCAGAAGGCGGCCCGGCCGACCAGGCCGAGCAATATGCCGCACAACACAACTCAACCACCGTTCGCGTCACCGCGCAGCTCGAATCGGAGCTCGCCGCGATGCCGCAAGAAGAGCAGCAGGACCTGCGCAAAGGCCTCGGCCTCCCGCACGAAACCCTCCAGCGCTTCATGCAGGCGCTGCGCACCCTTCTGAACCTCAACACCTTCTTCACCGCGGGCCCCTCCGAGGCCCGCGCCTGGCTTATCCCGCAAGGCCAAACCGCCCACCACGCCGCGGGCCGCGTACACACCGATTTTCAGCAGCGCTTCGTGCGCGCCGAAGTCACGCCCTGGCAGGCCTTCACCCGCACCCCGCAGGCCCGGCCCGACCTCAAGGGGCGCGATTACACAGTCCGCGACGGCGACGTGCTTCGATTCCGGGCGGGTTGA
- a CDS encoding aminoacyl-tRNA hydrolase encodes MERAEAPPELVFGLGNPGPDHAHDRHNAGFRFIDLLAERHKAPAFSGDKRAQAAAARIDIEGARVMLIKPLAWMNSSGQVVRGVLDYFKLASTAALIVHDDLDLPPGAARLKSGGGHGGHNGLRDVIRHCGPDFQRLRLGVGHPGDKDRVTPYVLSKPTAAESKAIEEAMQDALEAFDTLYIKGMQAAMTQLHTEPPE; translated from the coding sequence CTGGAGAGGGCTGAAGCCCCGCCCGAACTGGTCTTCGGCCTGGGCAATCCGGGGCCCGATCACGCTCACGACCGGCACAACGCCGGCTTTCGATTCATCGACCTGCTTGCCGAGCGCCACAAGGCGCCGGCTTTCTCCGGAGACAAGCGCGCCCAGGCCGCCGCCGCCCGCATCGACATCGAAGGCGCGCGGGTGATGCTGATCAAGCCGCTGGCCTGGATGAACTCGAGCGGCCAGGTCGTGCGCGGCGTCCTCGATTATTTCAAGCTGGCGTCGACGGCCGCCCTCATCGTCCACGACGACCTCGACCTGCCTCCCGGCGCGGCGCGGCTCAAGTCCGGCGGCGGCCATGGCGGCCACAACGGCCTGCGCGACGTGATCCGCCACTGCGGACCCGACTTCCAGCGCCTGCGCCTGGGAGTAGGGCACCCCGGCGACAAGGACCGCGTTACTCCTTATGTACTGTCGAAACCCACGGCCGCCGAGAGCAAAGCCATCGAAGAAGCCATGCAGGACGCCCTCGAAGCCTTCGACACCCTATATATAAAAGGAATGCAGGCTGCCATGACCCAACTCCACACCGAACCCCCCGAGTGA
- a CDS encoding 50S ribosomal protein L25/general stress protein Ctc: MATMIDLEGELRDERGKRSARRARREGKAPAVLYGAGRPARMLSFSSEILNRRLEDPTFRSRVLNIRVGDKSQPAIVKDVQRHPSRNAVLHIDLQRVRDEETIRMGVPITLLNVEASPGVKMGGSVSHLLNELHIICLPKDLPEQIEVDLAEVELDEMLHLSDLDIPEGVAVNERIHGATDHPVVSIALRRVAEVDEPDEDEELLDEEAEAAEGEGEEAPAEEESSGEG; this comes from the coding sequence ATGGCCACCATGATCGATCTCGAAGGCGAGCTTCGCGACGAACGCGGCAAGCGTTCGGCGCGCCGCGCGCGCCGCGAAGGTAAAGCGCCGGCGGTGCTGTACGGCGCCGGGCGTCCCGCGCGCATGCTGTCGTTCTCGTCCGAGATCCTGAATCGGCGGCTCGAGGACCCCACTTTCCGCTCGCGGGTGCTGAACATCCGCGTGGGCGACAAGTCGCAGCCGGCCATCGTCAAGGACGTGCAGCGCCATCCGTCCCGCAACGCGGTGCTGCACATCGACCTGCAGCGGGTCCGCGACGAGGAGACCATCCGCATGGGCGTGCCCATCACCCTGCTGAACGTCGAGGCGTCGCCGGGCGTAAAGATGGGCGGCAGCGTATCCCACCTGCTGAACGAACTGCACATCATCTGCCTGCCGAAGGACCTGCCGGAGCAGATCGAAGTGGACCTGGCCGAGGTGGAGCTGGACGAAATGCTGCACCTGTCCGACCTCGACATTCCGGAAGGCGTGGCGGTGAACGAGCGCATTCACGGCGCCACCGACCACCCGGTGGTTTCCATCGCCCTGCGCCGCGTCGCCGAGGTGGACGAACCGGACGAAGACGAAGAGCTGCTCGACGAAGAGGCCGAGGCCGCCGAGGGCGAGGGCGAAGAGGCGCCGGCCGAAGAGGAATCCTCTGGAGAGGGCTGA
- a CDS encoding efflux RND transporter permease subunit, which translates to MLISDISVRRPVLAAVISLVLLILGLLAGSTLSVREYPDVQPPVVSIDTRYTGASGDVIERRITQVLEDEVAGLEGMVKMTSRSQDERSSITMEFDLDRDIDGAANDVRERVSRVLRALPQEADPPQITKQDNMMDATMYVDVSSDTRSVMDVTDYAERNLVDRLGVVDGVASVRLSGGRRPAMRVWLDRDALAARGLTVQDVENTLRRENVELPAGRIESVDREFTLRAVTRLDTPEDFGALVIGRGASGRFVRLNEVADVRLEPEDTRSIARSNKQAGVSLGIVPQAQANIVAVNQAVIDEVDRLQSTLPDDINMDVNVDFSEFVGKSMIEVIKALFIALGVVLMVMLLFLNSWRATIIPGLTIPVSIIAAAMVMAVLGYTINTLTLLAAVLAIGLVVDDAVVVLENIVRHREQGSPPLLAAIDGSRQIGFAVIATTVVLVSVFLPVALAPGRIGVLFGEFGIALASAVVFSSLVALTLVPMMCSRMMRSQAQVTSSERGRKRGQAFRALAGAYRSGMTRALRAPWMALVLVALVSAGGWYLFEQLPQEYAPLEDRGMMIVMVQGPEGASFDYMDDQISQIEDIAIRQVEAGEARRTIIRTGGWGAGSDITAAFMYMPLESHDERRFTAMEIAGQMRGPMAELPGVRAMVFLPPSLNMGGGRELQVVLRGNEYEQIAQWRDRVLDRVRENPQILGMTSDYYEAQPQIKVGVDRARATDLGVSLREVGETLQTMLGSRRVTTFIDRGEEYNVVLQASEEDRVTPQDLNNIYVRSVSGDLVPLASLVRLEESSGPRQFQRFNRQRSIKLSANLVPGYSLGEALNFMNTVIAEEVQDESLSIDYDGESREYVESGGQIYFSFLLALLICFLVLAAQFESFIHPFIILLTVPLALAGGMLGLNVVGGTLNVFSLTGCIMLIGLAAKNGILIVEFSNQLRDRGMPVVQAVLEGATTRLRPVLMTSMCTVGGTIPLIVSDGPGSAARRTLGVVVLGGVLVSVVLTLYIVPCVYAMLAGRTRPASTVTRAVQALRKRHPTTAAASTAP; encoded by the coding sequence ATGCTGATTTCCGATATTTCCGTGCGCCGCCCGGTGCTGGCCGCCGTGATCAGCCTGGTGCTGCTGATTCTCGGCCTGCTGGCGGGCAGCACGCTGTCGGTGCGCGAGTACCCCGACGTGCAGCCGCCGGTGGTGTCCATCGACACGCGCTACACCGGCGCGTCCGGCGACGTGATCGAACGCCGCATCACCCAGGTGCTCGAGGACGAGGTGGCCGGCCTGGAAGGCATGGTGAAGATGACCTCGCGCAGCCAGGACGAGCGCTCCAGCATCACGATGGAATTCGACCTCGACCGCGATATCGACGGTGCCGCCAACGACGTGCGCGAGCGCGTCTCGCGGGTGCTGCGCGCTCTACCGCAGGAGGCCGATCCGCCGCAGATCACCAAGCAGGACAACATGATGGACGCCACGATGTACGTGGACGTGTCCAGCGACACCCGCTCGGTTATGGACGTGACCGACTACGCCGAGCGCAATCTCGTGGACCGCCTCGGCGTGGTGGACGGCGTGGCCTCGGTACGCCTGAGCGGCGGTCGCCGCCCCGCCATGCGCGTGTGGCTGGACCGCGACGCCCTGGCCGCCCGCGGTCTCACCGTGCAGGACGTGGAGAACACGCTGCGGCGCGAGAACGTGGAGCTTCCGGCCGGCCGCATCGAGTCGGTGGACCGCGAATTCACGCTGCGCGCGGTGACCCGCCTGGACACGCCGGAAGACTTCGGCGCTCTGGTGATCGGGCGCGGCGCCTCGGGCCGCTTCGTGCGCCTCAACGAAGTCGCGGACGTGCGCCTTGAGCCGGAGGACACGCGTTCCATCGCCCGCTCCAACAAGCAGGCCGGCGTGAGCCTGGGGATCGTGCCGCAGGCCCAGGCCAACATCGTGGCCGTCAACCAGGCCGTGATCGATGAAGTCGACCGCCTGCAGTCCACGCTTCCCGACGACATCAACATGGACGTGAACGTGGACTTCTCCGAGTTCGTGGGCAAGTCCATGATCGAAGTGATCAAGGCGCTGTTCATCGCCCTGGGCGTGGTGCTGATGGTGATGCTGCTGTTCCTCAACTCCTGGCGCGCCACCATCATTCCCGGACTCACGATCCCGGTATCCATCATCGCCGCGGCGATGGTCATGGCGGTGCTGGGCTACACGATCAACACGCTCACCCTGCTGGCGGCCGTGCTGGCCATTGGCCTGGTGGTGGACGATGCCGTCGTGGTGCTGGAGAACATCGTGCGCCATCGCGAGCAGGGGAGCCCGCCGCTGCTGGCGGCCATCGACGGCAGCCGCCAGATCGGCTTCGCAGTGATCGCCACAACAGTGGTGCTGGTGTCGGTGTTCCTGCCGGTGGCGCTGGCGCCCGGGCGCATCGGCGTGCTGTTCGGCGAATTCGGCATTGCGCTGGCGTCGGCCGTGGTCTTTTCCTCGCTGGTGGCGCTCACCCTGGTGCCCATGATGTGCTCGCGGATGATGCGATCGCAGGCGCAGGTCACCTCGTCCGAACGCGGCCGCAAGCGCGGTCAGGCCTTCCGCGCCCTGGCCGGCGCCTACCGTTCCGGCATGACCCGCGCCCTGCGCGCGCCGTGGATGGCGCTGGTGCTGGTGGCGCTGGTGTCGGCCGGCGGCTGGTACCTGTTCGAACAGCTGCCCCAGGAATACGCGCCGCTGGAAGACCGCGGCATGATGATCGTAATGGTGCAGGGCCCCGAAGGCGCCAGCTTCGACTACATGGACGATCAGATCTCGCAGATCGAAGACATCGCGATACGCCAGGTGGAAGCCGGCGAGGCGCGCCGCACCATCATCCGCACCGGAGGCTGGGGCGCCGGCAGCGACATTACCGCGGCCTTCATGTACATGCCGCTGGAGTCGCACGACGAGCGCCGCTTTACCGCAATGGAGATTGCCGGGCAGATGCGCGGGCCGATGGCCGAGCTGCCGGGCGTGCGCGCGATGGTTTTCCTGCCGCCCAGCCTCAACATGGGCGGCGGCCGCGAGCTGCAGGTGGTGCTGCGCGGCAATGAATACGAGCAGATCGCCCAGTGGCGCGACCGGGTGCTGGACCGGGTGCGCGAGAACCCGCAAATCCTGGGCATGACCTCGGATTACTACGAGGCCCAGCCGCAGATCAAGGTGGGCGTGGACCGCGCCCGCGCCACCGACCTGGGCGTGTCGCTGCGCGAGGTGGGCGAGACGCTGCAGACCATGCTGGGTTCGCGCCGCGTCACCACCTTCATCGACCGCGGCGAGGAATACAACGTGGTGCTGCAGGCCTCCGAGGAGGACCGGGTGACGCCGCAGGACCTCAACAACATCTACGTGCGCTCGGTATCCGGCGACCTGGTGCCCCTGGCCAGCCTGGTGCGGCTGGAGGAAAGCTCGGGTCCGCGCCAGTTCCAGCGCTTCAACCGCCAGCGTTCCATCAAGCTGTCCGCCAACCTCGTGCCCGGCTACTCGCTGGGCGAGGCCCTGAACTTCATGAACACGGTTATCGCCGAGGAAGTGCAGGACGAATCACTGAGCATCGATTACGACGGCGAGTCGCGCGAATACGTGGAATCCGGCGGCCAGATCTACTTCAGTTTCCTGCTGGCGCTGCTGATCTGCTTTTTGGTGCTGGCGGCGCAGTTCGAGAGTTTCATCCACCCGTTCATCATCCTGCTCACGGTGCCGCTGGCGCTGGCCGGCGGCATGCTGGGCCTGAACGTCGTGGGAGGCACGCTGAACGTGTTCAGCCTCACCGGCTGCATCATGCTGATCGGCCTGGCGGCCAAGAACGGCATCCTGATCGTGGAGTTCTCCAACCAGCTCCGCGACCGCGGCATGCCGGTGGTTCAGGCGGTGCTCGAAGGCGCCACCACCCGGCTGCGCCCGGTGCTGATGACCAGCATGTGCACGGTGGGCGGCACCATCCCGCTGATCGTCAGCGACGGCCCCGGTTCCGCGGCCCGGCGGACGCTGGGCGTGGTGGTGCTGGGCGGCGTGCTCGTTTCGGTGGTGCTTACCTTGTACATAGTGCCCTGCGTCTACGCCATGCTCGCCGGCCGCACCCGCCCCGCCAGCACCGTGACGCGCGCCGTGCAGGCGCTGCGCAAGCGCCACCCCACCACCGCCGCCGCCTCCACCGCTCCATAG
- a CDS encoding efflux RND transporter periplasmic adaptor subunit translates to MPWSSGEKASGFGGTLQWGEGQIRFGGQPELFPRTMSLSRPQNALRTNAAAAKLTALAALALLLAGCGGDDTANNMARFGGGPPPVVTEAVLLGDITDKYTALATARANEAIDVTPRISSVVAVIHFEEGQSVNSGEVLVELDSREIRADLDLAEANLRERRSRFGRLETLAASQVVSEVELEEIQAQLQVAEAQVNSARARLEDTIIRAPFSGEVGLRRVSVGGLVQPATVITTLDDTAVMKLEFSVPEEYLSVMREGLAIEANAAAWPDRAFTGTVTSVDSRVDPMTRSLAVVALMPNEDRALKPGMFLQVDISRRRENVVLAPEGALVPRQGRQFVYVVDEGRAEERQVTLGSRRPGQVEIINGLEPGEQIVTQGVQRIRDGLPVRMAGAPTGPPTGGSAAGARTPAGPRQ, encoded by the coding sequence ATGCCCTGGTCCAGTGGGGAAAAGGCGTCCGGTTTCGGCGGGACGCTACAATGGGGGGAGGGTCAAATCCGCTTTGGCGGACAACCCGAATTGTTTCCTCGCACCATGTCCCTTTCCCGGCCCCAAAACGCCCTTCGAACAAACGCCGCCGCAGCCAAGCTGACGGCACTCGCGGCGCTCGCGCTGCTGCTTGCGGGCTGCGGGGGAGACGACACGGCCAATAACATGGCGCGATTCGGCGGCGGGCCGCCGCCGGTGGTCACGGAAGCCGTGCTGCTGGGCGACATCACCGACAAATACACGGCGCTGGCCACCGCGCGCGCCAACGAAGCCATCGACGTTACGCCGCGCATTTCCAGCGTGGTCGCCGTCATCCACTTCGAGGAAGGCCAGAGCGTCAACTCAGGCGAGGTGCTGGTGGAACTCGACAGCCGCGAGATTCGCGCCGACCTCGACCTGGCGGAGGCCAACCTGAGGGAGCGGCGCAGCCGCTTCGGGCGCCTGGAAACGCTGGCCGCCAGCCAGGTGGTGTCCGAAGTGGAACTGGAGGAAATCCAGGCGCAGCTCCAGGTGGCCGAGGCCCAGGTGAATTCGGCCCGCGCCCGCCTCGAGGACACCATCATCCGCGCGCCATTCTCCGGCGAGGTGGGCTTGAGAAGGGTCAGCGTGGGCGGCCTCGTGCAGCCCGCCACCGTAATCACCACGCTCGACGACACGGCCGTGATGAAGCTTGAGTTTTCGGTGCCCGAGGAATACCTCTCGGTGATGCGCGAGGGCCTGGCCATCGAGGCGAACGCGGCGGCCTGGCCGGACCGCGCCTTCACCGGCACGGTCACGAGCGTGGACAGCCGCGTGGACCCCATGACCCGTTCGCTGGCGGTAGTGGCCCTGATGCCCAACGAGGACCGGGCGCTCAAGCCCGGCATGTTCCTGCAGGTGGACATTTCAAGGCGTCGCGAGAACGTGGTGCTGGCGCCCGAGGGGGCCCTGGTGCCTCGCCAGGGGCGCCAGTTCGTCTATGTGGTGGACGAGGGCCGCGCCGAGGAGCGCCAGGTGACGCTGGGCTCGCGCCGCCCCGGCCAGGTGGAAATCATCAACGGCCTTGAGCCCGGCGAACAGATCGTTACGCAGGGCGTGCAGCGGATCCGCGACGGACTGCCGGTGCGCATGGCCGGCGCCCCCACCGGACCGCCCACCGGGGGCAGCGCCGCCGGCGCGCGCACGCCCGCGGGTCCGCGCCAGTGA
- a CDS encoding MBL fold metallo-hydrolase, which produces MVTPFRNLCGGLMLALFILAGGDAMARTVKGVKVTDQIYMATDMSRTFLVVTPDGNVVIDTTTRDSAPRHYQVLREMSSAPVKYILLTHAHEDHVGGVHLWKEEDTEVIAQRRFVEYMHYRERLAGFFQHRNEGQFLAPPREVKSKGNFAAEIPTTILFDDKYEFEFGGLTFKMMHTPGETWDHATVWIPELKAAFIGDNYYSSFPNIAALRGAPPRFALDYVNSIDIVLALDPELVLVAHAPPLVGTDEIQSKLGDYRDAIEYVHDATVRGLNEGKGVFTVMNEVKLPERFEIDESYGGVAWSVRGIYHGYAGWFDGEPATLLSESPDVKTRELVELAGGVDAVVARAEELEDEGDLVLSLNMANAALAVDPNHPGALAVRVSLLTELGRNEKNFNARSWIGYHRRQAAKRLAAQQ; this is translated from the coding sequence ATGGTCACACCGTTTCGAAACCTTTGCGGTGGTCTCATGCTGGCGCTTTTCATCCTGGCCGGCGGCGACGCCATGGCGCGCACCGTCAAGGGCGTCAAGGTCACCGACCAGATCTACATGGCCACCGACATGAGCCGCACCTTTCTGGTCGTCACCCCCGATGGGAACGTGGTGATCGACACGACCACGCGGGATTCCGCGCCGCGCCACTACCAGGTGCTGCGGGAGATGAGTTCGGCGCCGGTGAAGTACATCCTTCTTACCCACGCGCACGAGGACCACGTGGGCGGCGTGCACCTGTGGAAGGAAGAAGACACCGAGGTCATCGCGCAGAGGCGGTTCGTGGAATACATGCACTATCGCGAACGGCTCGCGGGCTTCTTTCAGCACCGGAACGAAGGCCAGTTCCTCGCCCCGCCCAGGGAGGTGAAGTCGAAGGGCAATTTCGCCGCGGAGATCCCGACCACGATACTGTTCGACGACAAGTACGAGTTCGAGTTCGGCGGGCTGACGTTCAAGATGATGCACACGCCGGGAGAAACCTGGGACCACGCGACGGTGTGGATCCCGGAGCTGAAGGCGGCGTTCATCGGCGACAACTACTACAGCAGTTTCCCGAACATCGCCGCGTTGCGGGGCGCCCCGCCCCGGTTCGCGCTGGATTACGTCAATTCCATCGACATCGTGCTCGCGCTGGACCCGGAACTGGTGCTGGTGGCGCACGCGCCGCCGCTGGTGGGGACCGACGAAATCCAGTCGAAGCTGGGCGACTACCGCGACGCGATCGAGTACGTCCATGATGCGACCGTGCGCGGGCTCAACGAGGGCAAGGGCGTCTTTACCGTCATGAACGAGGTCAAGCTGCCGGAGCGGTTCGAAATCGACGAATCGTATGGCGGCGTGGCCTGGAGCGTGCGCGGCATCTACCACGGCTACGCGGGCTGGTTCGACGGCGAGCCCGCCACGCTGCTCTCGGAATCGCCCGACGTGAAGACCCGTGAGCTGGTGGAGCTGGCAGGCGGCGTCGATGCGGTCGTTGCGCGCGCCGAGGAGCTGGAAGACGAAGGCGACCTGGTGCTGAGCCTGAACATGGCCAACGCGGCGCTGGCGGTGGACCCGAACCACCCGGGCGCGCTGGCCGTGCGCGTGTCGCTGCTGACCGAGCTCGGCCGCAACGAAAAGAACTTCAACGCCCGAAGCTGGATCGGCTACCACCGCCGCCAGGCCGCCAAACGCCTCGCCGCCCAGCAATAG